In Curtobacterium sp. L6-1, a genomic segment contains:
- the sucC gene encoding ADP-forming succinate--CoA ligase subunit beta: protein MDLFEYQARDLFESYGVPVLQGIIADTPEQAKAAAEQIGGVVVVKAQVKVGGRGKAGGVKVAKTPDEAFAHAQAILGLDIKGHTVQRVMVAQGADIAEEFYFSVLLDRANRSYLSLVSVEGGMEIEQLAVEKPEALARVEVNPLTGINQEAGEAIARQAGFPGELVEQVAGVFVKLYDVFAGEDATLVEVNPLVRTGDGQILALDGKVTLDENADFRHEGHAQLEDTASEDPLEAKAKAHGLNYVKLDGQVGVIGNGAGLVMSTLDVVAYAGERHGGVKPANFLDIGGGASAEVMANGLDVILGDPQVKSVFVNVFGGITACDAVANGIVAALGILGDAATKPLVVRLDGNNVDEGRRILAEAAHPLVTVAATMDDAAEKAAELAAAAA, encoded by the coding sequence GTGGATCTTTTCGAGTACCAGGCCAGGGACCTCTTCGAGTCCTACGGCGTCCCCGTCCTCCAGGGGATCATCGCCGACACCCCCGAACAGGCGAAGGCGGCGGCCGAGCAGATCGGCGGCGTCGTGGTCGTCAAGGCGCAGGTCAAGGTCGGCGGCCGTGGCAAGGCCGGCGGCGTCAAGGTCGCGAAGACCCCGGACGAGGCCTTCGCGCACGCGCAGGCGATCCTCGGCCTCGACATCAAGGGCCACACCGTGCAGCGCGTCATGGTCGCCCAGGGTGCGGACATCGCCGAGGAGTTCTACTTCTCGGTGCTCCTCGACCGGGCCAACCGCTCGTACCTGTCGCTCGTCAGCGTCGAGGGCGGCATGGAGATCGAGCAGCTCGCGGTCGAGAAGCCCGAGGCGCTCGCGCGCGTCGAGGTGAACCCGCTGACCGGCATCAACCAGGAAGCCGGCGAGGCCATCGCGCGCCAGGCCGGGTTCCCCGGCGAGCTCGTCGAGCAGGTCGCCGGTGTGTTCGTCAAGCTCTACGACGTCTTCGCCGGTGAGGACGCCACCCTGGTCGAGGTGAACCCCCTCGTCCGCACGGGCGACGGGCAGATCCTGGCCCTCGACGGCAAGGTCACGCTCGACGAGAACGCCGACTTCCGCCACGAGGGGCACGCGCAGCTCGAGGACACCGCCAGCGAGGACCCGCTCGAGGCGAAGGCGAAGGCCCACGGTCTCAACTACGTCAAGCTCGACGGCCAGGTCGGCGTCATCGGCAACGGCGCCGGGCTCGTCATGTCGACCCTCGACGTCGTCGCCTACGCCGGGGAGCGCCACGGCGGCGTCAAGCCCGCGAACTTCCTCGACATCGGCGGTGGCGCCTCGGCCGAGGTCATGGCGAACGGCCTCGACGTCATCCTGGGTGACCCGCAGGTCAAGAGCGTCTTCGTGAACGTGTTCGGCGGCATCACCGCCTGCGACGCGGTCGCGAACGGCATCGTCGCCGCGCTCGGCATCCTCGGCGACGCGGCCACCAAGCCGCTCGTCGTGCGCCTCGACGGCAACAACGTGGACGAGGGTCGCCGGATCCTGGCGGAGGCGGCACACCCGCTCGTCACCGTCGCCGCGACCATGGACGACGCGGCCGAGAAGGCCGCCGAACTCGCCGCAGCAGCGGCCTGA
- the sucD gene encoding succinate--CoA ligase subunit alpha: protein MSIFLTKDSKVIVQGITGGEGTKHTALMLKAGTQVVGGVNARKAGTTVTHGDVELPVFGSVREAIDTTGADVSIVFVPPAFAKDAVMEAIDAEIPLVVVITEGIPVQDSAAFWAHAKALGGKTRIIGPNCPGIITPGESLVGITPATITGKGPIGLVSKSGTLTYQMMYELRDLGFSTAIGIGGDPVIGTTHIDALAAFEADPETEAIVMIGEIGGDAEERAAEYIKAHVTKPVVGYVAGFTAPEGKTMGHAGAIVSGSAGTAEAKKQALEAAGVKVGKTPSETAALLREVVAAK, encoded by the coding sequence ATGTCGATCTTCCTCACCAAGGACTCCAAGGTCATCGTCCAGGGCATCACCGGCGGCGAGGGCACCAAGCACACCGCGCTCATGCTGAAGGCCGGCACCCAGGTCGTCGGCGGCGTGAACGCCCGCAAGGCCGGGACGACCGTCACGCACGGCGACGTCGAGCTCCCCGTGTTCGGCTCGGTGCGCGAGGCCATCGACACCACGGGTGCCGACGTCTCGATCGTCTTCGTCCCGCCGGCGTTCGCGAAGGACGCCGTCATGGAGGCCATCGACGCCGAGATCCCGCTCGTCGTCGTCATCACCGAGGGCATCCCCGTGCAGGACTCCGCCGCCTTCTGGGCGCACGCGAAGGCCCTCGGCGGGAAGACCCGGATCATCGGGCCGAACTGCCCGGGCATCATCACGCCCGGAGAGTCGCTCGTCGGCATCACCCCGGCGACGATCACCGGCAAGGGCCCGATCGGCCTGGTGTCGAAGTCCGGCACCCTGACCTACCAGATGATGTACGAGCTCCGTGACCTGGGCTTCTCGACCGCCATCGGCATCGGCGGCGACCCGGTCATCGGGACGACGCACATCGACGCGCTCGCCGCGTTCGAGGCCGACCCCGAGACCGAGGCCATCGTCATGATCGGCGAGATCGGTGGTGACGCCGAGGAGCGTGCCGCGGAATACATCAAGGCGCACGTCACGAAGCCGGTCGTCGGCTACGTCGCCGGCTTCACCGCGCCCGAGGGCAAGACGATGGGCCACGCCGGCGCGATCGTCTCCGGCTCCGCCGGGACGGCCGAGGCGAAGAAGCAGGCGCTCGAGGCCGCGGGAGTCAAGGTCGGCAAGACGCCGTCCGAGACGGCCGCGCTGCTGCGCGAGGTCGTCGCCGCGAAGTAG
- a CDS encoding cell division protein PerM, translating to MNRLGTALLAVIEAIVTVGVGVGIALVPLTLLWAFEYGLQVDWDVFWTAAGNVWLIGHGVDVTFSLGAAAAEATGLSGASAPIVVTLAALGFAVVTAWLGGRAGRRLAETEHRVTGVLVGTASVAALGLLVALTSTTTATHPAVWQAVVLPALWFGVPAVVTAEVCRRRRGMAADPVTARVVDLVGRIPAVWRAVVGFGLRAGTVATACVVAVAAVLVGLLFLGSFAEVITLYERSHAGLVGGIALTVGQLAFVPDFIGWATSWLVGPGFAIGSGSSVSPIGTTLGPLPALPVLGALPTSGHTFGLVWILVPVVAGFAAGGLLRPRLVRALGAADSALHRALGGVATGLVAGLLTGLLAGMSSGSIGPGRLAEVGPHALVVGALAALEVGVPAVVALAIGSDLVRLPERSWIGERWHEAEDDAATADATPEHGSLIAALDAAGAGRTTDVHRFVVDEVHEPVTHASEPAAADAARPTETARATERDADHVIEPTTDVPLPDWARTDAVAGDRLTAPPADGAPASGLRDKLRSAASGARDRAADVRDRAGSLRDRAGSLRDRVGDLRHHGGADGRPTDGDRGDGAAAGTADAGSGGTPTPPVPTHSDEQPAFPWSTEEFVAGRDDADLDGIDDPAPARPAASPGPTAWSGSARPAGWDTTDQIPDDELPWWRRPKDDPDA from the coding sequence ATGAACCGCCTGGGAACCGCTCTGCTCGCCGTGATCGAAGCGATCGTGACGGTGGGCGTCGGCGTGGGCATCGCGCTCGTCCCGCTCACCCTGCTGTGGGCGTTCGAGTACGGGCTCCAGGTCGACTGGGACGTCTTCTGGACCGCCGCCGGCAACGTCTGGCTGATCGGGCACGGGGTCGACGTCACGTTCTCGCTCGGTGCCGCTGCAGCGGAGGCCACGGGGCTCTCCGGCGCGTCCGCACCGATCGTCGTCACCCTCGCCGCCCTCGGGTTCGCCGTCGTCACCGCGTGGCTCGGCGGCCGTGCCGGGCGTCGGCTGGCCGAGACAGAGCACCGCGTCACGGGCGTCCTGGTGGGCACGGCGTCCGTCGCCGCCCTCGGACTGCTGGTGGCGCTCACCTCGACGACGACCGCCACCCACCCCGCCGTCTGGCAGGCGGTCGTCCTGCCCGCGCTGTGGTTCGGTGTGCCCGCGGTCGTCACGGCCGAGGTCTGCCGACGTCGCCGCGGGATGGCCGCCGACCCGGTGACCGCCCGCGTGGTGGACCTGGTCGGACGCATCCCCGCGGTGTGGCGAGCGGTGGTCGGCTTCGGGCTGCGCGCCGGGACGGTCGCGACCGCCTGCGTCGTGGCGGTCGCCGCCGTGCTGGTCGGGCTCCTGTTCCTCGGCTCCTTCGCCGAGGTCATCACGCTCTACGAACGCTCGCACGCGGGCCTCGTCGGGGGCATCGCCCTGACGGTCGGCCAGCTCGCGTTCGTACCGGACTTCATCGGCTGGGCGACGTCGTGGCTCGTCGGGCCGGGCTTCGCGATCGGGTCGGGGTCGTCCGTGTCCCCGATCGGCACGACGCTCGGACCGCTGCCGGCACTCCCGGTGCTCGGGGCACTGCCCACGTCCGGGCACACCTTCGGCCTGGTCTGGATACTCGTCCCCGTCGTGGCGGGCTTCGCTGCCGGTGGTCTCCTGCGGCCGCGGCTCGTTCGGGCACTCGGAGCGGCCGACTCGGCCCTGCACCGGGCGCTCGGCGGTGTCGCCACGGGGCTGGTCGCCGGGCTGCTGACGGGCCTGCTCGCCGGGATGTCCTCCGGCTCGATCGGACCCGGACGCCTGGCCGAGGTCGGTCCGCACGCCCTCGTCGTCGGGGCCCTCGCGGCGCTCGAGGTCGGGGTCCCCGCGGTGGTCGCCCTCGCGATCGGCAGCGACCTCGTCCGGTTGCCCGAGCGGTCCTGGATCGGCGAGCGCTGGCACGAGGCCGAGGACGACGCCGCCACCGCGGACGCCACCCCGGAGCACGGCTCCCTCATCGCCGCGCTCGACGCAGCCGGCGCCGGGCGGACCACGGACGTGCACCGCTTCGTCGTGGACGAGGTGCACGAGCCGGTGACCCACGCGTCCGAGCCCGCGGCGGCCGACGCTGCTCGTCCGACCGAGACCGCACGCGCGACCGAGCGCGACGCCGACCACGTGATCGAGCCGACGACCGACGTCCCGCTGCCCGACTGGGCACGGACCGACGCCGTCGCCGGTGACCGCCTCACCGCGCCTCCGGCCGACGGCGCCCCCGCGAGCGGCCTCCGCGACAAGCTGCGGTCGGCTGCGTCCGGAGCGCGCGACCGGGCAGCCGACGTCCGCGACCGGGCCGGCAGCCTCCGCGACCGGGCCGGCAGCCTGCGCGACCGCGTCGGCGACCTGCGCCACCACGGCGGGGCGGACGGCCGGCCCACCGATGGTGATCGCGGCGACGGCGCTGCCGCCGGCACGGCGGACGCGGGCTCCGGTGGGACGCCCACGCCGCCGGTCCCGACGCACTCCGACGAGCAGCCCGCCTTCCCGTGGAGCACCGAGGAGTTCGTCGCCGGCCGTGACGACGCCGACCTGGACGGCATCGACGACCCGGCTCCCGCGCGCCCCGCCGCGTCGCCCGGCCCCACCGCCTGGTCGGGCAGCGCACGCCCGGCGGGCTGGGACACCACGGACCAGATCCCGGACGACGAGCTGCCGTGGTGGCGGCGCCCGAAGGACGACCCGGACGCGTGA
- the purN gene encoding phosphoribosylglycinamide formyltransferase yields the protein MLELVVLISGTGSNLRALLEATRDAEYPARVVAIGADRDAEGLQLGEEYSIPTFTVPFTRYATRAEWGEALAEQIRPWTPDLLVLSGLMRLLPPAVVAEFGPSVINTHPAYLPEFPGAHGVRDALAAGVTETGASVIAVDDGVDSGPVLAQERVPVLPHDTESTLHDRIKPVERRLLIQTVLDIATGHIDLKGTTPA from the coding sequence GTGCTCGAACTGGTCGTCCTGATCTCCGGTACCGGGTCGAACCTCCGAGCCCTGCTCGAGGCGACCCGTGATGCCGAGTACCCCGCCCGCGTCGTCGCGATCGGGGCGGACCGTGACGCCGAGGGCCTGCAGCTCGGCGAGGAGTACTCGATCCCGACCTTCACGGTCCCCTTCACCCGCTACGCGACCCGCGCCGAGTGGGGCGAAGCGCTCGCCGAGCAGATCCGCCCGTGGACGCCCGACCTCCTGGTGCTCTCCGGCCTCATGCGCCTGCTGCCGCCCGCGGTCGTGGCCGAGTTCGGGCCCTCGGTCATCAACACGCACCCCGCGTACCTCCCCGAGTTCCCCGGAGCCCACGGGGTGCGCGACGCCCTGGCCGCCGGCGTGACCGAGACCGGGGCGAGCGTCATCGCGGTGGACGACGGCGTCGACAGCGGACCGGTCCTGGCGCAGGAGCGGGTCCCCGTCCTGCCGCACGACACCGAGTCGACCCTGCACGACCGCATCAAGCCCGTCGAGCGCCGGCTGCTCATCCAGACCGTCCTCGACATCGCCACCGGACACATCGACCTGAAGGGCACCACCCCCGCATGA
- the purH gene encoding bifunctional phosphoribosylaminoimidazolecarboxamide formyltransferase/IMP cyclohydrolase, whose amino-acid sequence MSVHAADPSLYRDRDVVPVRRALISVSDKSGLLELAGALADAGVELVSTGSTAQTIRDAGYAVTDVASVTGFPESLDGRVKTLHPAVHAGLLADLRLASHEQQLADLGIAPFELVVVNLYPFVETVASGADTATVVENVDIGGPAMVRASAKNHPNVAIVVSPSSYAEVVEAVRAGGTTLELRKRLAAHAFGHTAAYDTAVAAYFASDVVAADGSAAVDAAGQEARAAFPTSLTLSAELADTLRYGENAHQAAALYTSTAGTGIAQATLLHGKAMSYNNYVDADAAVRAAYDFSEPAVAIIKHANPCGIAVGAPDAVDPIASAHAAAHACDPLSAFGGVIAANRPVTLAMAETVADIFTEVVVAPAFDPEALEVLSRKKNIRLLTLPSDFALDDREVKQVSGGFLVQDADRFTGFDQSTWTLVSGEPADEQTLADLAFAWKACRAVKSNAILLADQGASVGVGMGQVNRVDSCHLAVNRAGDRAAGSVAASDAFFPFADGLQVLLDAGVRAVAQPGGSVRDEEVIAAATAAGVTMYFTGERHFFH is encoded by the coding sequence ATGAGCGTGCACGCCGCCGACCCCAGCCTGTACCGCGACCGGGACGTCGTGCCCGTGCGCCGCGCCCTCATCTCGGTGAGCGACAAGTCCGGTCTCCTCGAGCTGGCCGGTGCCCTCGCCGACGCCGGGGTCGAGCTCGTGTCGACGGGGTCCACCGCGCAGACCATCCGTGACGCCGGGTACGCCGTCACCGACGTGGCGAGCGTCACGGGCTTCCCGGAGTCGCTCGACGGCCGCGTGAAGACCCTGCACCCGGCCGTGCACGCCGGGCTCCTCGCGGACCTGCGCCTGGCGTCGCACGAGCAGCAGCTCGCCGACCTCGGCATCGCGCCGTTCGAGCTGGTGGTCGTCAACCTGTACCCGTTCGTCGAGACCGTGGCCTCGGGCGCCGACACCGCGACCGTCGTCGAGAACGTCGACATCGGCGGCCCGGCCATGGTCCGCGCCTCGGCGAAGAACCACCCGAACGTCGCGATCGTCGTCTCCCCGTCCTCGTACGCCGAGGTCGTCGAGGCCGTCCGCGCCGGCGGCACCACGCTCGAGCTCCGGAAGCGCCTCGCCGCGCACGCCTTCGGGCACACCGCCGCCTACGACACCGCGGTCGCGGCGTACTTCGCCTCCGACGTCGTCGCGGCCGACGGGTCCGCTGCGGTGGACGCCGCCGGCCAGGAGGCCCGTGCCGCGTTCCCGACGTCGCTCACGCTGTCCGCCGAGCTCGCCGACACGCTCCGCTACGGCGAGAACGCGCACCAGGCGGCGGCGCTGTACACGAGCACGGCCGGCACCGGCATCGCCCAGGCGACGCTGCTGCACGGCAAGGCGATGTCGTACAACAACTACGTCGACGCCGACGCCGCAGTCCGTGCCGCGTACGACTTCAGCGAGCCGGCCGTCGCGATCATCAAGCACGCCAACCCGTGCGGCATCGCGGTGGGTGCCCCGGACGCGGTCGACCCGATCGCCTCCGCGCACGCCGCCGCCCACGCCTGCGACCCACTCTCGGCGTTCGGCGGGGTCATCGCGGCGAACCGTCCGGTCACGCTCGCGATGGCCGAGACCGTGGCGGACATCTTCACCGAGGTCGTCGTCGCGCCCGCGTTCGACCCCGAGGCGCTCGAGGTGCTCTCGCGGAAGAAGAACATCCGGCTGCTCACCCTGCCGTCGGACTTCGCACTCGACGACCGTGAGGTCAAGCAGGTCTCCGGTGGCTTCCTCGTGCAGGACGCCGACCGCTTCACCGGCTTCGACCAGTCCACGTGGACCCTCGTCTCCGGCGAGCCCGCCGACGAGCAGACCCTCGCCGACCTGGCCTTCGCGTGGAAGGCGTGCCGTGCGGTGAAGTCGAACGCGATCCTCCTGGCGGACCAGGGCGCGAGCGTCGGGGTCGGCATGGGCCAGGTCAACCGGGTCGACTCGTGCCACCTCGCGGTGAACCGCGCCGGGGACCGCGCTGCCGGATCGGTCGCCGCCTCCGACGCGTTCTTCCCGTTCGCCGACGGCCTGCAGGTGCTGCTCGACGCCGGTGTCCGTGCCGTCGCCCAGCCCGGCGGCAGCGTCCGCGACGAGGAGGTCATCGCGGCCGCGACGGCAGCCGGCGTGACGATGTACTTCACGGGCGAGCGCCACTTCTTCCACTGA
- a CDS encoding ABC transporter ATP-binding protein produces MSQVPHREPAPTPARPSTARALARLWPYVRPYRWRLLGGMLAALGASVVALAIPYVLQALVDGPLASGDGGLIWPAGLGVLALGVLEAFFIASRRKMVMRPSTRIEASMRNALYAKLQDLPVAFHDRWESGQLLSRSVSDLSLIRRWLAFGIVLLVVNVVTIVIGFAVLFTFGWQLGLIFLLASIPVWVNSVLFERKYSIVARRSQDQVGDLATSVEQSVHGIRVLKAFGRGRYKLDEFAEQAEQLRGTEIEKAKAIAAIWLWLLLVPDVAFALCLLAGIWLASQGDLSVGQLFAFFATATVLRFPIESIGFFLSMTFDTRTAVDRYFEVMDSENTITDPAEPRTIAEPHGALSFNATHFRYQDSPAQFPDLVDGVELHLQPGETMALVGLTGSGKTTLLALVPRLYDVTGGSVTIDGVDVRDLTRADLRRHVAVAFEDATLFSSSVRDNVLLGRPDLSGDEAERVMREALDIAQASFVDDLPEGVDTMVGEEGLSLSGGQRQRLALARAIAARPSVLVLDDPLSALDVDTEARVEAGLRRVLAETTSLIVAHRPSTVTLADRVALMEDGRVTAVGTHAELMATNEHYRSVISSLDDDDAKDRQEAMA; encoded by the coding sequence ATGTCCCAGGTACCCCACCGGGAACCGGCGCCGACACCGGCGCGCCCCTCCACCGCCCGCGCACTCGCGCGGCTGTGGCCCTACGTCAGGCCCTACCGATGGCGGCTGCTCGGCGGGATGCTGGCGGCGCTCGGCGCCTCCGTCGTCGCGCTCGCCATCCCCTACGTCCTGCAGGCGCTCGTCGACGGACCGCTCGCGTCCGGCGACGGCGGCCTCATCTGGCCCGCCGGCCTCGGCGTCCTCGCACTCGGCGTGCTCGAGGCGTTCTTCATCGCCTCCCGCCGGAAGATGGTCATGCGGCCGTCGACCCGCATCGAGGCGAGCATGCGGAACGCCCTGTACGCCAAGCTGCAGGACCTGCCGGTCGCGTTCCACGACCGCTGGGAGTCCGGGCAGCTGCTGTCCCGCTCGGTGTCCGACCTGTCGCTCATCCGCCGCTGGTTGGCCTTCGGCATCGTGCTGCTCGTCGTGAACGTCGTGACGATCGTCATCGGGTTCGCGGTGCTCTTCACCTTCGGGTGGCAGCTCGGCCTGATCTTCCTCCTCGCGTCGATCCCGGTGTGGGTGAACAGCGTGCTGTTCGAGCGGAAGTACTCGATCGTCGCCCGCCGCAGCCAGGACCAGGTCGGCGACCTCGCGACGAGCGTCGAGCAGTCGGTGCACGGCATCCGCGTGCTCAAGGCGTTCGGGCGCGGTCGGTACAAGCTCGACGAGTTCGCCGAGCAGGCCGAACAGCTGCGGGGCACCGAGATCGAGAAGGCCAAGGCCATCGCGGCGATCTGGCTGTGGCTCCTGCTCGTGCCGGACGTGGCGTTCGCGCTCTGCCTGCTCGCGGGCATCTGGCTCGCCAGCCAAGGGGACCTCAGCGTCGGCCAGCTGTTCGCGTTCTTCGCGACCGCCACGGTGCTGCGCTTCCCGATCGAGTCGATCGGCTTCTTCCTGTCGATGACCTTCGACACCCGGACCGCCGTCGACCGCTACTTCGAGGTGATGGACTCCGAGAACACCATCACCGACCCCGCGGAGCCCAGGACGATCGCCGAACCGCACGGTGCGCTGTCGTTCAACGCCACGCACTTCCGCTACCAGGACTCCCCGGCGCAGTTCCCCGACCTGGTGGACGGCGTCGAGCTGCACCTGCAGCCGGGCGAGACGATGGCCCTGGTCGGGCTCACCGGCTCCGGCAAGACCACGCTGCTGGCGCTCGTGCCGCGGCTGTACGACGTCACCGGCGGCTCGGTCACGATCGACGGCGTCGACGTCCGCGACCTGACACGGGCGGACCTGCGTCGGCACGTGGCGGTCGCGTTCGAGGACGCCACGCTGTTCTCGTCGAGCGTCCGCGACAACGTGCTGCTCGGGCGTCCGGACCTGTCCGGGGACGAGGCCGAGCGGGTCATGCGCGAGGCGCTCGACATCGCGCAGGCGTCGTTCGTCGACGACCTGCCCGAGGGCGTCGACACCATGGTCGGCGAGGAGGGCCTGTCCCTCTCCGGCGGGCAGCGGCAGCGACTCGCCCTGGCGCGGGCGATCGCGGCCCGGCCGAGCGTGCTCGTCCTCGACGACCCGCTGTCGGCGCTCGACGTCGACACCGAGGCGCGGGTCGAGGCCGGCCTGCGTCGGGTCCTCGCGGAGACGACGTCGCTCATCGTCGCCCACCGTCCGTCGACCGTGACGCTCGCCGACCGGGTGGCGCTCATGGAGGACGGGCGCGTCACCGCCGTCGGCACGCACGCCGAGCTGATGGCCACCAACGAGCACTACCGATCCGTCATCTCGTCGCTCGACGACGACGACGCGAAGGACCGACAGGAGGCGATGGCATGA
- a CDS encoding ABC transporter ATP-binding protein: MTVRGVRGEEREDFTKSESRRLRRRSLSLLGSLAAPLRARLWGIAVVVVLATAGQVAGPSLIAWGIDHALPAVLDREDWAPAFLVVGSYVTIAVVGAVLTAWYTVLSARISQAILFDLRKRVFLHTQRLSLEFHETYTSGRIISRQTSDLDSIRELLDSGLNQLIQGVLYMLFTAVALVLLDPTSGLVLAIALVPLWFLTRWFQQRSQQLFRSTRTTSARVIVHFVETMTGIRAVQAFRKESRNETEYGDQVEQNRQANARVFNLFGIFDPGLVLIGNATLAAVVIIGGFRVVGGSLEIGALLAVALYAKRFFDPAQELAMFYNSYQSASAAMEKISGVLEEQPSVPDPAKPVTLPNAVGRVDFEHVEFAYKEDRVVLPEFDLHIPAGQTIALVGSTGAGKSTLAKLMARFYDPTAGSVTLDGVDLRDLDPKDMRRAVVMVTQEAYLFSGSVADNIELGRPGASRREIEAAAKAVGAHEFITALPDGYDTDVNKRGGRVSAGQRQLLSFARAFLADPKVLILDEATASLDIPSERLVQEGLETLLADRTAVIIAHRLSTVAIAHRVLVMEYGRIVEDGTPADLIAGTGRFAQLHAAWRDSLV, from the coding sequence ATCACGGTGCGCGGTGTCCGCGGCGAGGAGCGCGAGGACTTCACGAAGTCCGAGAGCCGTCGCCTGCGGCGCCGGTCGCTGTCCCTGCTCGGCTCCCTCGCGGCACCGCTCCGGGCGCGGCTGTGGGGGATCGCGGTCGTCGTCGTGCTCGCGACCGCCGGCCAGGTCGCGGGGCCGTCCCTCATCGCGTGGGGCATCGACCACGCGCTCCCCGCCGTGCTCGACCGCGAGGACTGGGCCCCGGCCTTCCTCGTCGTCGGGTCGTACGTCACGATCGCGGTCGTCGGCGCGGTCCTCACCGCCTGGTACACCGTGCTCTCCGCGCGCATCAGCCAGGCGATCCTGTTCGACCTGCGGAAGCGGGTGTTCCTGCACACGCAGCGGTTGTCGCTCGAGTTCCACGAGACGTACACGTCGGGCCGGATCATCTCGCGCCAGACGAGCGACCTCGACTCGATCCGCGAACTGCTCGACTCCGGGTTGAACCAGCTCATCCAGGGTGTGCTGTACATGCTGTTCACCGCGGTGGCGCTCGTGCTGCTCGATCCGACCTCGGGCCTGGTGCTCGCGATCGCCCTCGTGCCGCTGTGGTTCCTGACCCGGTGGTTCCAGCAGCGCTCGCAGCAGCTGTTCCGGTCGACCCGCACGACGAGCGCGCGCGTGATCGTGCACTTCGTCGAGACGATGACCGGCATCCGGGCGGTGCAGGCCTTCCGCAAGGAGTCCCGCAACGAGACCGAGTACGGGGACCAGGTCGAGCAGAACCGGCAGGCGAACGCGCGTGTGTTCAACCTGTTCGGGATCTTCGACCCGGGCCTGGTGCTCATCGGGAACGCCACGCTCGCGGCGGTCGTCATCATCGGCGGCTTCCGGGTCGTCGGCGGGTCGCTCGAGATCGGCGCGCTGCTGGCCGTCGCGCTCTACGCCAAGCGGTTCTTCGACCCGGCGCAGGAGCTCGCGATGTTCTACAACAGCTACCAGTCGGCCTCGGCGGCGATGGAGAAGATCTCCGGCGTCCTCGAGGAACAGCCGAGCGTCCCCGACCCCGCGAAGCCGGTCACGCTGCCGAACGCCGTGGGCCGGGTCGACTTCGAGCACGTCGAGTTCGCCTACAAGGAGGACCGGGTCGTGCTGCCGGAGTTCGACCTGCACATCCCGGCGGGGCAGACCATCGCGCTCGTCGGGTCGACCGGTGCCGGCAAGTCGACGCTCGCGAAGCTCATGGCGCGGTTCTACGACCCGACCGCGGGCAGCGTGACCCTGGACGGCGTGGACCTGCGCGACCTGGACCCGAAGGACATGCGGCGTGCGGTCGTCATGGTGACGCAGGAGGCGTACCTGTTCTCCGGCTCGGTGGCGGACAACATCGAGCTCGGACGCCCGGGTGCCTCGCGGCGCGAGATCGAGGCTGCGGCGAAGGCGGTCGGTGCCCACGAGTTCATCACGGCGCTGCCCGACGGGTACGACACCGACGTGAACAAGCGCGGCGGCCGTGTGTCGGCGGGGCAGCGCCAGCTGCTGTCCTTCGCCCGGGCGTTCCTGGCGGACCCGAAGGTGCTCATCCTCGACGAGGCCACGGCGTCGCTGGACATCCCGTCGGAGCGACTGGTGCAGGAGGGTCTCGAGACCCTGCTCGCCGACCGGACCGCGGTCATCATCGCCCACCGGCTGTCGACCGTCGCGATCGCCCACCGGGTGCTCGTGATGGAGTACGGCCGGATCGTCGAGGACGGCACGCCCGCCGACCTCATCGCGGGCACGGGACGCTTCGCCCAGCTGCACGCGGCCTGGCGGGACTCGCTGGTCTGA
- a CDS encoding DUF805 domain-containing protein — protein MSSNDVQPGGVALRDPFVGAPFAEAVRRFWRKYTVFTGRASRSEFWWWWLTSFAIGLVLQLVPQAFTPDAPLLENPVGSYLFVLWALVTLVGGLALGARRLHDVNLSGFWQFLHVLPGIGSLVLSVFFLLPSNSKGTRFDLQPGPVTPGPGTSTRR, from the coding sequence ATGAGCAGCAACGACGTCCAGCCGGGAGGCGTCGCCCTGCGCGACCCCTTCGTCGGTGCCCCCTTCGCCGAGGCCGTCCGGCGGTTCTGGCGGAAGTACACGGTGTTCACCGGTCGGGCGTCCCGCTCCGAGTTCTGGTGGTGGTGGCTGACGTCGTTCGCGATCGGCCTGGTGCTGCAACTCGTGCCGCAGGCGTTCACCCCGGACGCCCCGCTGCTCGAGAACCCCGTCGGGTCCTACCTGTTCGTGCTCTGGGCCCTCGTGACGCTCGTCGGCGGACTGGCCCTCGGCGCCCGGCGGCTGCACGACGTGAACCTGTCCGGCTTCTGGCAGTTCCTGCACGTGCTCCCGGGCATCGGGTCGCTCGTGCTGTCCGTGTTCTTCCTGCTGCCGTCGAACTCGAAGGGCACGCGGTTCGACCTGCAGCCCGGCCCGGTCACACCCGGCCCGGGGACGTCCACGCGGCGCTAG